The Pseudomonadota bacterium genome window below encodes:
- a CDS encoding DedA family protein has protein sequence MEDLFLQLTSLQGGLGILAIFGVLLLCGLGLPIPEDIPLISAGYLIHLQQTTWVIALLVCMAGVLVGDTIIYWFGKRLGKKLLRSRLVMFFTTPKRILKVKAYYRKYGPKIILVGRFLPGLRAPIFFVAGSSRLRYAKFITYDGIAALVSVPVWLLVGSKFGNEIDTLLGYIQRGKTITFSVLGGLVLLYIVYIVWKAKVASKKRLALAAAAAKELEREKDAEL, from the coding sequence TTGGAAGATCTTTTCCTCCAGCTGACCTCTCTCCAAGGCGGGTTGGGGATCCTCGCGATCTTCGGCGTCCTGCTCCTGTGCGGGCTCGGGCTGCCGATCCCGGAGGACATCCCGCTCATCTCGGCGGGCTACCTCATCCACCTCCAGCAGACGACCTGGGTGATCGCGCTGCTCGTGTGCATGGCGGGCGTCCTCGTCGGCGACACGATCATCTACTGGTTCGGCAAGCGGCTCGGCAAGAAGCTGCTCCGCAGCCGGCTCGTCATGTTCTTCACCACGCCCAAAAGGATCCTCAAGGTCAAGGCGTACTACAGGAAGTACGGGCCGAAGATCATCCTGGTCGGGCGGTTCCTGCCCGGGCTGCGCGCCCCGATCTTCTTCGTCGCCGGCAGCTCACGCCTGCGCTACGCCAAGTTCATCACCTACGACGGGATCGCCGCGCTCGTGAGCGTCCCGGTGTGGCTCCTCGTGGGATCCAAGTTCGGGAACGAGATCGACACGCTGCTCGGCTACATCCAGCGCGGGAAGACGATCACCTTCTCCGTGCTCGGCGGGCTCGTGCTCCTGTACATCGTCTACATCGTCTGGAAGGCCAAGGTCGCCTCCAAGAAGCGCCTCGCCTTGGCCGCGGCCGCCGCGAAGGAGCTCGAGCGGGAGAAGGACGCCGAGCTGTAG